The Phoenix dactylifera cultivar Barhee BC4 chromosome 15, palm_55x_up_171113_PBpolish2nd_filt_p, whole genome shotgun sequence genome contains a region encoding:
- the LOC103705875 gene encoding bidirectional sugar transporter SWEET5-like: MFDSKEEVDDGGNWMGINEGWRASVRDGEGISAYQSNIISFGLFLSPLPTIITIYQRRAVEQFSPIPYLATFLNCVLWVFYGLPLVHPNALPVVTINAAGVVFETLYLAIFFLYSPRQLRLKVVKILLAELAFIVAVMAVVLTTAHTHERRSLIVGVLCVVFGTCMYASPLCIMKLVIETRSVEYMPFTLSLVGFLNGVCWTTYAILRHDIFIAIPNEMGAVFGLAELILYAIYYRTTPEQDSSSEAA; encoded by the exons ATGTTCGATAGCAAGGAAGAGGTAGATGATGGTGGAAATTGGATGGGTATCAATGAGGGTTGGAGAGCAAGcgtgagagatggagaggggatCAGTGCGTACCAAA GCAATATCATCTCCTTTGGCTTGTTTCTCTCCCCCTT GCCAACGATCATAACGATATACCAGAGGAGGGCGGTGGAGCAGTTCTCCCCGATCCCGTACCTGGCGACTTTCCTCAACTGCGTGTTGTGGGTCTTCTACGGCCTCCCCTTGGTCCACCCCAACGCCCTCCCCGTCGTCACCATCAACGCCGCCGGCGTCGTCTTCGAGACCCTCTACCtcgccatcttcttcctctactCCCCCAGGCAACTCCGCCTCAAGGTCGTCAAGATCTTGCTGGCGGAGCTGGCCTTCATCGTGGCGGTGATGGCGGTGGTCCTCACGACGGCGCACACCCACGAGCGCCGCTCCCTCATCGTCGGCGTCCTCTGCGTCGTCTTCGGCACCTGCATGTACGCCTCCCCCCTCTGCATCATG AAACTGGTGATCGAGACCCGGAGCGTCGAGTACATGCCCTTCACCCTCTCCCTGGTCGGCTTCCTCAACGGCGTCTGCTGGACCACCTACGCCATCCTCCGCCACGATATCTTCATCGCC ATACCGAATGAGATGGGTGCGGTGTTCGGGCTGGCAGAGCTGATCCTGTACGCCATCTACTACAGGACCACCCCAGAGCAGGACTCCTCGTCGGAGGCCGCCTGA